In the Vicinamibacteria bacterium genome, one interval contains:
- the radC gene encoding DNA repair protein RadC, whose amino-acid sequence MKALARPDRPREKLLESGPASLGANELLALVLGSGTRSSSALELANQVLAHAGGLDGLAGLEPCDLVGVRGLKDARAARIVAALELGRRATSPPSWPRPRFRLPGEAARYLIPRFGTKPLEEFGILVLDTRNGLKRLHMVSSGSLNGSLVHPREVFREAAVSRAAAIIAFHNHPSGDPAPSREDHDLTRRLRQAGKILGIELLDHVVVAAGRYWSFKEHGEI is encoded by the coding sequence ATGAAAGCCTTGGCCCGACCGGACCGACCTCGCGAGAAGCTCCTCGAGAGCGGACCGGCAAGCCTGGGAGCCAACGAGCTTCTGGCTCTGGTTCTCGGCTCGGGAACGAGAAGCTCTTCCGCCCTGGAGCTCGCCAACCAGGTCTTGGCTCATGCGGGGGGTCTCGATGGATTGGCAGGGCTCGAGCCGTGCGATCTCGTCGGAGTCCGCGGACTGAAGGATGCCCGGGCGGCGCGAATCGTCGCCGCCCTGGAGCTCGGCAGGCGAGCGACGAGCCCACCCTCCTGGCCTCGTCCTCGTTTTCGCCTTCCCGGCGAGGCAGCCCGCTACCTGATTCCCCGATTCGGGACGAAGCCTCTCGAGGAGTTCGGCATCCTCGTCCTCGACACTCGCAACGGCCTCAAAAGGCTCCACATGGTCTCTTCGGGAAGCCTCAATGGCTCGCTCGTTCACCCTAGGGAAGTCTTTCGCGAGGCCGCCGTTTCCCGGGCGGCAGCAATCATCGCTTTCCACAATCACCCTTCGGGAGATCCCGCACCCTCGCGCGAGGATCACGATCTCACGCGCCGGCTCCGCCAGGCGGGCAAGATCCTCGGCATCGAGCTGCTCGATCACGTGGTAGTCGCCGCCGGTCGTTACTGGAGCTTCAAAGAGCATGGAGAGATCTGA